One stretch of Lachnospiraceae bacterium oral taxon 096 DNA includes these proteins:
- the codY gene encoding GTP-sensing pleiotropic transcriptional regulator CodY: MSVELLDKTRKINQLLHNNHSHKVVFNDFCVVLSGILKSNILVISKKGKVLGIGDDPDTEDIQEMLTNQVGGFVDRALNERLLSILSTKENVNLVTLGFDRENCQKYQAIITPIDIGGERLGTLFIYKCGDPFDIDDIILSEYGTTVVGLEMMRSVNEENAEENRKVQIVKSAISTLSFSELSAITHIFDELEGNEGILVASKIADRVGITRSVIVNALRKFESAGVIESRSSGMKGTYIKVLNDVVFDELKRVKSAQQYDNH; encoded by the coding sequence ATGAGTGTAGAACTATTGGATAAGACGAGAAAGATTAATCAGCTTTTGCATAATAATCATTCGCATAAAGTAGTATTCAATGACTTTTGTGTCGTATTGAGTGGCATCTTAAAGTCAAATATTCTTGTGATTAGCAAAAAGGGGAAGGTTTTAGGTATTGGTGACGATCCAGATACAGAGGATATTCAAGAGATGTTGACCAATCAAGTGGGAGGTTTTGTGGACAGAGCACTCAATGAGCGCTTGCTCTCGATATTGTCGACAAAGGAGAATGTAAATCTAGTCACCTTGGGTTTTGACCGAGAAAATTGTCAGAAGTATCAAGCAATTATTACGCCAATTGACATTGGTGGGGAGAGATTGGGCACACTATTTATCTATAAGTGTGGCGATCCATTTGATATTGATGATATTATATTGAGCGAGTATGGCACAACCGTAGTGGGGCTAGAGATGATGCGCAGTGTCAATGAGGAGAATGCAGAGGAAAATCGAAAAGTACAGATTGTAAAATCGGCAATCTCCACACTTAGTTTTTCGGAGTTATCTGCAATTACACATATTTTTGATGAATTAGAAGGCAATGAGGGCATTTTAGTGGCCAGTAAGATTGCTGACCGTGTGGGCATCACAAGAAGTGTCATTGTCAATGCATTGAGAAAGTTTGAGAGTGCAGGGGTGATTGAAAGTAGATCTTCGGGAATGAAGGGAACCTATATTAAGGTGCTCAATGATGTTGTCTTTGATGAACTAAAGAGAGTAAAGAGTGCACAACAATACGATAATCATTAG
- the dprA gene encoding DNA-processing protein DprA, whose protein sequence is MQVQDISDQKMLFFLSEISGFGAASIQRLYEKIKPLSRLLHIEEKELLEFEILRRDQIHALLLEQKNWLEIEERYQELTERKIAFVTPLEPNYPDKLRQIHHPPMGLYVRGQLPKEEKKSVAIVGSRDASEYGISMAREYAKVLAENGVQIISGLAHGVDAAAHAGAIRFGLSFGVLGCGINIAYPKENYTLYEKMAKDGGGIMSEYPLGTSPLGKNFPIRNRIISGLSDIVLVIEARERSGSLITVEHALEQGKEVFALPGRVSDPMSKGCNALIFQGASIATSPEVMMESLGILRDKKLQVQGNLQDLLATNEKRVYSCLDLQSKFLEDIATEVNMDFGELTAILLELELKGLVRQVSSHYYAKNN, encoded by the coding sequence ATGCAAGTACAAGACATTAGCGATCAGAAGATGCTATTTTTTCTCTCTGAAATTTCAGGGTTTGGGGCAGCAAGTATTCAAAGGCTTTATGAAAAAATTAAGCCACTGTCTCGCTTATTGCATATAGAAGAAAAAGAACTGTTGGAATTTGAAATTTTGCGAAGGGATCAAATTCATGCACTATTGCTGGAGCAAAAAAATTGGCTTGAGATAGAGGAACGCTATCAAGAATTGACAGAGAGAAAAATTGCATTTGTGACACCACTTGAGCCAAATTATCCCGATAAATTGCGACAAATTCATCATCCGCCAATGGGATTATATGTGCGAGGGCAGTTGCCAAAAGAGGAAAAAAAGAGTGTGGCCATTGTGGGGAGTCGAGATGCCAGCGAATATGGAATTTCTATGGCTAGAGAGTATGCCAAGGTATTGGCAGAAAATGGCGTACAAATCATTAGTGGTCTAGCTCATGGTGTGGATGCGGCTGCTCATGCGGGGGCCATTCGTTTTGGGCTCAGTTTTGGTGTTCTTGGATGTGGAATCAATATTGCCTATCCAAAGGAAAACTACACACTCTATGAAAAAATGGCAAAAGATGGCGGAGGAATCATGAGCGAGTATCCACTTGGCACTTCGCCACTGGGGAAAAATTTTCCCATTCGAAACCGAATTATTTCGGGGCTTTCGGACATTGTTTTGGTGATAGAAGCCAGAGAACGATCGGGATCTTTGATTACGGTAGAGCATGCTCTAGAGCAGGGAAAGGAAGTTTTTGCCCTTCCAGGAAGAGTGAGTGATCCGATGAGTAAGGGATGCAATGCCTTGATTTTTCAGGGAGCAAGCATTGCCACTAGTCCAGAGGTGATGATGGAGAGCTTAGGAATATTGCGGGATAAGAAGCTTCAGGTACAGGGTAATTTACAAGATTTGCTTGCAACAAATGAAAAAAGGGTGTATAGTTGCCTCGATTTACAATCTAAATTTTTGGAAGATATTGCCACAGAAGTGAATATGGATTTTGGGGAGTTGACAGCGATTTTACTTGAGCTGGAGTTAAAGGGACTTGTGCGGCAAGTATCGAGCCATTACTATGCAAAAAATAATTAA
- the topA gene encoding type I DNA topoisomerase yields MASSLVIVESPAKVKTIKKYLGSGYEVVASNGHVRDLPKSSMGIDIENDFEPKYITIRGKGEILANLRKAAKKADKIYLATDPDREGEAISWHLSKALKLDESGKKIYRISFNEITKNAIKEAIKHPRALDMNLVDAQQARRVLDRMVGYMISPLLWQKVKRGLSAGRVQSVVLRMICDREAEIDAFIPKEYWTIEGTFTSNVSKKILDAKFYGKKSKMEIASRKECDAILAALENVDYVVDEVNEGQRIKKSPLPFTTSTLQQEASKTLNFSTQKTMRIAQQLYEGVEIEGKGTIALITYLRTDSTRVAEEADESARKFVTETYGAEYVMDAPKKKEEKTKIQDAHEAIRPTDITLTPVKVKDSLSREHFRLYQLIWKRFTASRMKPAIYKTTSVKVKAGEYFFTMAGSSVSFDGFMGVYSSDEEKEGSDTVISKLKKGDILAKKDLIETQHFTQPPAHYTEASLVKALEEQGIGRPSTYAPTITTILARRYIVKEQKNLYVTEIGQVVNSMMESHFATIVDKDFTANLEMLLDSIGEGKMPWKRVIENFYPDLEESVEVAEKELESVTIRDEETDVICENCGRNMVIKYGPHGKFLACPGFPECKNTKPYLEKIGVTCPECGGEVCIKKTKKGRIYYGCENNPTCEFMSWNRPTNKKCPECGKYMVIKGNKYLCSDQECGYMETIPKEEK; encoded by the coding sequence ATGGCGAGCAGTCTGGTTATTGTGGAGTCACCAGCAAAAGTGAAAACAATCAAGAAATATCTAGGTTCTGGTTATGAAGTTGTTGCATCAAATGGTCATGTGCGTGATTTGCCAAAGAGTTCCATGGGGATTGATATTGAAAATGACTTTGAACCAAAGTATATTACGATTCGTGGAAAGGGAGAGATTTTGGCCAACTTGCGAAAGGCGGCAAAAAAAGCAGATAAGATTTATCTAGCTACTGACCCTGACCGAGAGGGCGAGGCGATTAGTTGGCATTTGTCAAAGGCACTGAAACTAGACGAGAGCGGAAAAAAAATCTATCGCATTAGTTTTAATGAAATTACAAAAAATGCGATTAAAGAGGCCATCAAACATCCAAGGGCATTGGATATGAATCTTGTAGATGCACAGCAGGCTAGGCGTGTACTTGATCGAATGGTGGGCTATATGATTAGCCCTTTGTTGTGGCAAAAAGTAAAGCGTGGACTTTCAGCAGGACGAGTACAATCTGTGGTTCTTCGAATGATTTGTGATCGAGAGGCAGAAATTGATGCCTTTATTCCTAAGGAATATTGGACGATTGAGGGAACGTTTACTTCAAATGTCAGCAAAAAAATTTTGGATGCTAAATTCTATGGCAAAAAGAGTAAGATGGAGATTGCCAGCAGAAAAGAGTGTGATGCTATTTTAGCTGCATTAGAAAATGTGGACTATGTTGTGGATGAGGTCAATGAGGGACAAAGAATAAAGAAGTCTCCATTGCCATTTACGACTTCGACTTTACAACAAGAGGCGAGTAAGACATTAAACTTTTCAACACAAAAGACAATGCGCATCGCACAGCAACTTTATGAGGGTGTAGAGATTGAGGGAAAGGGAACGATTGCCCTCATCACTTACTTGCGTACAGATTCGACAAGAGTAGCTGAAGAGGCTGATGAAAGTGCCAGAAAATTTGTCACAGAAACCTATGGTGCAGAATATGTTATGGATGCTCCGAAAAAGAAGGAGGAGAAGACAAAGATTCAAGATGCCCATGAGGCAATTCGACCAACCGATATCACACTCACACCAGTCAAAGTAAAGGACAGCCTTTCGAGAGAGCATTTTCGGCTGTATCAATTGATTTGGAAGCGCTTTACAGCCAGCCGAATGAAGCCAGCGATTTATAAGACAACTTCTGTCAAAGTAAAGGCGGGGGAGTACTTCTTTACAATGGCAGGTTCCAGTGTCAGCTTTGATGGGTTTATGGGCGTATATAGCTCGGACGAAGAAAAAGAGGGTTCCGATACGGTTATTTCCAAGTTAAAAAAGGGGGATATTCTCGCCAAAAAAGATTTGATCGAGACGCAACATTTTACTCAACCACCAGCACATTATACTGAGGCCAGTTTAGTCAAGGCTCTTGAGGAACAAGGAATTGGACGTCCTTCGACCTATGCACCGACCATTACTACGATTTTGGCTAGGCGCTATATTGTCAAGGAACAAAAAAATCTCTATGTGACAGAGATTGGTCAAGTGGTCAATTCGATGATGGAGAGTCATTTTGCCACCATTGTTGACAAGGATTTTACAGCGAATTTGGAAATGCTTCTTGACTCTATTGGAGAGGGAAAGATGCCTTGGAAGCGAGTGATTGAAAATTTTTATCCTGACCTTGAGGAATCTGTAGAGGTGGCAGAAAAGGAACTGGAGTCCGTGACTATTCGAGATGAAGAGACGGATGTGATTTGTGAAAATTGTGGAAGAAATATGGTCATTAAATATGGACCGCATGGAAAGTTTTTAGCTTGTCCAGGATTTCCAGAGTGCAAAAATACAAAGCCATATTTAGAAAAAATTGGTGTGACCTGCCCAGAGTGTGGGGGAGAAGTCTGTATAAAAAAGACGAAAAAGGGAAGAATTTACTATGGTTGTGAAAATAACCCAACTTGTGAGTTTATGTCTTGGAATCGTCCGACAAATAAGAAGTGCCCAGAATGCGGAAAATATATGGTGATTAAGGGCAATAAATACCTTTGTTCCGATCAAGAATGTGGCTATATGGAAACAATTCCGAAAGAAGAAAAATAA
- the rpsB gene encoding 30S ribosomal protein S2, with translation MSVISMKQLLEAGVHFGHQTRRWNPKMAPYIYTERNGIHIIDLQKSVGMVDAAYKAIADVAAEGGTILFVGTKKQAQDTIKEEAERCGMFYVNERWLGGMLTNFKTIQSRIKRLQKIEEMSQDGTFDVLPKKEVIEIKKEWDKLEKNLGGIKNMKKLPDAIFIVDPKKERICIQEAHNLGIELIGICDTNCDPEELDYCIPGNDDAIRAVKLIVSRMADAVIEAKQGEAVSAEEAESAAADAETTEA, from the coding sequence ATGAGCGTAATTTCAATGAAGCAATTACTCGAGGCAGGTGTTCATTTTGGACATCAGACAAGAAGATGGAACCCTAAGATGGCTCCATACATCTACACAGAAAGAAATGGTATCCACATTATCGATCTTCAAAAGAGTGTCGGTATGGTCGATGCAGCATACAAGGCAATTGCCGATGTAGCTGCTGAGGGCGGCACAATCCTCTTTGTAGGTACAAAGAAGCAGGCACAGGATACAATTAAGGAAGAGGCTGAGCGCTGTGGAATGTTCTATGTCAATGAGAGATGGCTCGGTGGTATGTTGACAAACTTTAAGACCATTCAGTCAAGAATTAAGAGACTTCAAAAGATTGAAGAGATGAGCCAGGATGGAACATTTGACGTTCTTCCTAAGAAGGAAGTCATTGAGATCAAGAAGGAGTGGGATAAGTTAGAGAAGAACCTCGGCGGTATCAAGAACATGAAGAAGCTTCCAGATGCAATCTTTATTGTTGATCCTAAGAAGGAAAGAATTTGTATCCAAGAGGCACACAATCTTGGCATCGAGTTGATCGGTATCTGTGATACAAACTGCGATCCAGAGGAGCTTGACTATTGCATTCCTGGCAATGATGATGCTATCCGCGCAGTGAAGTTGATCGTGTCAAGAATGGCCGATGCAGTTATCGAGGCAAAGCAGGGCGAGGCAGTTTCAGCAGAAGAGGCTGAGAGTGCAGCAGCTGATGCAGAGACAACAGAGGCATAA
- a CDS encoding ABC transporter permease — protein MLVENFKMAVAAILANKMRAFLTMLGIIIGIGSVIITTALGDSVRKMFSDIYAGIGVTQGMLHISGEDFRESDLFTIDDIEKYKSVFGKDLVYIDAMDSANIELKTNLKKESISLSGVLDNFLSLQPQMEMVEGRFLSTSDVEKKRTACVIAEKDAMELYGTNNVVGRTFRVNFNQTMTEFHIVGVYRLNMSPIQKLLMGNTLSGTVYVPWSLFDEEHNRGMSILRFFANPKMTNEQLGEFNRSFKSYVSKTKKRSEGETQLESAQESMTQADGVLRGLSIVLGSIAAISLLVGGIGIMNIMLVSVTERTREIGTRKALGATTKDILTQFLIESAVLSMVGGMLGVLFAVSVVSTAGAILKMSVVISIPSIVIAVGFSALVGVFFGIFPARKAAKKDPIEALRYE, from the coding sequence GTGTTAGTTGAGAACTTCAAGATGGCGGTTGCGGCCATTCTGGCCAACAAAATGCGTGCATTTTTGACGATGTTAGGTATTATTATTGGCATTGGCTCCGTGATTATTACGACGGCCTTGGGAGACAGTGTGCGAAAGATGTTTTCTGACATTTATGCGGGAATTGGTGTGACACAGGGAATGCTCCATATCAGCGGGGAGGATTTTCGAGAGTCCGATTTGTTTACCATAGATGACATTGAAAAGTATAAGAGCGTATTTGGAAAGGATCTTGTCTATATTGATGCCATGGATTCGGCCAATATTGAGTTGAAGACCAATTTAAAGAAGGAGAGCATCTCCCTCAGTGGAGTGCTTGACAATTTTCTTTCCTTACAGCCACAGATGGAGATGGTGGAGGGAAGATTTCTCAGTACTTCAGATGTGGAAAAGAAGCGCACAGCTTGTGTGATTGCAGAAAAAGATGCTATGGAGCTCTATGGGACAAATAATGTCGTTGGACGGACATTTCGTGTTAATTTTAATCAGACAATGACAGAATTTCATATTGTGGGAGTGTATCGCCTAAATATGAGCCCGATTCAGAAATTATTGATGGGCAATACTTTGAGTGGAACCGTGTATGTGCCATGGAGTCTATTTGATGAAGAACATAATAGAGGAATGAGTATTCTTCGCTTTTTTGCAAATCCAAAGATGACCAATGAACAATTGGGAGAATTTAATCGAAGTTTTAAATCCTATGTCAGCAAGACAAAGAAAAGAAGTGAAGGGGAGACTCAGCTTGAATCTGCACAGGAATCTATGACACAGGCCGATGGAGTTTTGAGAGGACTTTCTATTGTTCTTGGTTCCATTGCAGCCATTTCTTTACTTGTCGGTGGTATCGGTATTATGAATATTATGCTGGTATCGGTGACGGAAAGAACAAGAGAAATCGGAACAAGAAAGGCATTGGGTGCAACCACAAAAGATATTTTGACCCAATTTTTAATTGAGTCTGCGGTGCTTTCTATGGTTGGTGGAATGCTTGGCGTTCTCTTTGCTGTCAGTGTCGTTTCCACTGCAGGTGCAATATTAAAGATGAGTGTGGTCATTAGCATTCCAAGTATTGTGATTGCAGTTGGGTTTTCTGCACTAGTGGGTGTGTTTTTTGGTATTTTTCCTGCAAGGAAGGCAGCAAAAAAAGATCCTATTGAAGCATTGCGTTACGAGTAA
- a CDS encoding ABC transporter ATP-binding protein produces MKEIIRLENLVKIYDTGAVRVLGLKKISLSIQQGEFVAIMGHSGSGKSTLLNILGCLDRPSLGDYYLDGINVAKMSQDELSRVRNAKLGFVFQSFNLISRMSILKNVEVPMTYARVKPSKRRERAMELLAMVGLSERMNHEPNELSGGQRQRVAIARALSNRPPLILADEPTGNLDSQASVEIMELFAQLNAQGNTVIVVTHEDNIAQYAHRILTFNDGVMISDEINQNPTPITEGGGIHRVS; encoded by the coding sequence ATGAAAGAAATTATTCGTTTAGAGAATTTGGTAAAAATCTATGACACAGGTGCAGTGCGAGTACTGGGGCTAAAAAAGATTTCTTTGAGCATTCAGCAGGGAGAGTTTGTGGCCATTATGGGGCATTCGGGTTCAGGAAAATCGACATTGCTCAATATTTTGGGATGTCTTGACCGACCAAGCCTTGGCGATTATTATCTTGACGGCATCAATGTGGCCAAGATGAGTCAGGATGAACTCAGCCGTGTGCGAAATGCAAAACTTGGATTTGTCTTTCAGTCCTTTAATTTGATCAGCCGAATGAGCATTTTAAAAAATGTAGAGGTTCCAATGACCTATGCTCGTGTAAAACCATCAAAGCGAAGGGAAAGAGCAATGGAGTTACTTGCAATGGTTGGACTTTCCGAACGAATGAATCATGAGCCAAATGAGCTTTCTGGAGGTCAGCGACAGAGAGTGGCTATTGCCAGAGCACTCTCGAATCGTCCGCCCCTTATTCTTGCAGATGAGCCGACGGGAAACTTGGATTCTCAGGCATCAGTGGAGATTATGGAGCTCTTTGCCCAGTTAAATGCCCAGGGCAATACGGTGATTGTAGTTACACATGAGGACAATATTGCCCAATATGCCCATCGCATTCTCACCTTTAATGATGGCGTGATGATTTCTGATGAAATCAATCAAAATCCAACACCGATTACAGAAGGAGGAGGAATTCATCGTGTTAGTTGA
- a CDS encoding HlyD family efflux transporter periplasmic adaptor subunit has protein sequence MKGKEKDVDEQIQKMMEQPSGKMKKKRGIVGKLVIGIVVIVLAVFAVKKFMPKKKTLPMVSAQMLEKGNIDDTLVITGPIEGSDSVDITSGLHSKVTELLVKEGDHVEAGAVLAKIDPEDIQKNIQTAKGAYELKVAQKEAKQKEDQKAYEKALADVDTAQQNFNRQSELVAAGAAPQAELDNAQKTLDDAKRVVDGFDVEDGKVIPDQSFDIDIQNAQTELDQLNKKLDDVIIKAPISGTITRVNTKVGQFADGVDATQSKGIMMSIENLQNLQMELDISEYNIGKVKIGQAVSISADILGEGNTVRGEVTSISPTGEKKSETSTERVIPVKVKIVDANTALISGITAKAKIVLDSAQDAYIVPISAIGDDGTGKTVIQMLQPDGNNGYTVHIVPVETGIEDDINAQLKENPMPGEDTAYYVKTYDTKLMEGEQVQLQTGEDDSATAGDKTKSSQEKVE, from the coding sequence ATGAAAGGAAAGGAAAAAGATGTTGACGAGCAAATCCAAAAGATGATGGAGCAGCCAAGTGGTAAGATGAAGAAAAAACGAGGTATTGTGGGGAAATTGGTCATTGGTATTGTGGTCATTGTGCTGGCTGTCTTTGCAGTGAAAAAGTTTATGCCAAAGAAAAAAACATTGCCAATGGTCAGTGCACAGATGCTAGAGAAGGGAAATATTGATGACACTTTGGTGATTACAGGACCAATTGAGGGAAGTGACAGTGTAGATATTACTTCAGGTCTTCACAGCAAGGTGACAGAACTTTTAGTGAAAGAAGGTGACCATGTAGAAGCTGGAGCCGTTTTGGCAAAGATTGATCCAGAAGACATTCAAAAGAATATCCAGACAGCAAAGGGAGCTTATGAACTAAAAGTTGCTCAAAAAGAAGCCAAGCAAAAAGAAGATCAAAAGGCCTATGAAAAGGCCTTGGCTGATGTGGACACAGCACAACAAAATTTCAATCGCCAGAGTGAACTTGTTGCCGCAGGGGCAGCTCCTCAGGCTGAGCTTGACAACGCACAAAAGACCTTGGATGATGCCAAGCGTGTGGTGGATGGATTTGATGTAGAGGATGGAAAGGTTATCCCTGATCAGAGCTTTGATATTGACATTCAAAATGCACAAACAGAACTGGATCAGCTCAATAAAAAATTAGATGATGTTATTATCAAGGCACCTATTTCTGGAACCATTACCAGAGTCAATACAAAAGTTGGTCAATTTGCCGATGGTGTCGATGCAACACAAAGTAAGGGCATAATGATGAGCATTGAGAACTTACAGAATTTGCAAATGGAATTAGATATCAGTGAGTACAATATTGGAAAGGTAAAGATTGGTCAGGCAGTGAGCATCAGTGCGGACATCCTTGGAGAGGGCAATACTGTGCGTGGAGAGGTGACTTCCATCAGCCCAACAGGTGAGAAAAAGTCAGAGACAAGTACAGAGAGAGTGATTCCTGTCAAGGTAAAAATTGTCGATGCCAATACGGCACTTATTTCTGGGATTACAGCTAAGGCAAAGATTGTCCTTGATTCAGCTCAGGATGCCTACATTGTTCCGATTTCCGCTATTGGTGATGATGGCACAGGAAAGACGGTGATTCAGATGCTACAACCAGATGGAAATAATGGTTATACCGTACATATTGTACCTGTGGAAACGGGAATTGAAGACGATATCAATGCGCAATTAAAGGAAAATCCAATGCCTGGAGAGGATACAGCTTACTATGTCAAGACCTATGACACAAAATTGATGGAAGGAGAACAGGTTCAACTGCAAACGGGAGAGGATGATTCGGCGACAGCAGGGGATAAGACAAAATCAAGTCAAGAGAAAGTGGAGTAG
- a CDS encoding DNA/RNA non-specific endonuclease produces MEDLKKNNKLKTILAIVVILVLYFFRGVLPGVHQTDQTQLSGDVRYPEFYKVVGKANISSQDKKLRKGDIKYDGYDRLNRTLAAHGYLTYNNIKRGQDARADISKIKPSGWVSNGRVSVKYANGKSYNGTFYNRSHLIAHTLGGDDKGYNLITGTRAQNVGTGDGDEGMQYPESLAKKYLTQNKKGSLYYIATPIYQGDELVPREVTVDILSDDGSINQHIIVSNDMPGYRIDYATGTYAPVGR; encoded by the coding sequence TTGGAAGATTTAAAAAAGAATAATAAGCTAAAGACGATATTGGCCATTGTAGTCATTCTTGTACTCTATTTTTTTCGTGGCGTATTGCCAGGGGTGCATCAAACGGACCAAACACAACTTTCAGGAGATGTGCGCTATCCAGAGTTTTATAAGGTTGTAGGAAAGGCCAATATTTCTTCACAGGACAAAAAACTGAGAAAGGGAGATATTAAATACGATGGCTACGATCGCCTCAATCGAACATTAGCGGCTCATGGATATTTGACCTACAATAATATCAAGCGAGGTCAAGATGCCAGAGCTGACATCAGTAAAATCAAGCCAAGTGGTTGGGTGAGCAATGGAAGGGTCAGCGTAAAATATGCCAATGGAAAATCTTATAATGGAACATTTTACAATCGCTCCCATCTCATTGCCCATACGCTGGGTGGAGATGATAAAGGCTATAATTTAATTACAGGAACTCGGGCACAGAATGTGGGCACAGGGGATGGTGACGAGGGAATGCAATATCCAGAATCACTGGCAAAGAAGTATTTGACACAGAATAAAAAGGGAAGTTTGTATTATATTGCCACACCGATTTATCAGGGAGATGAATTGGTTCCTAGGGAAGTGACGGTGGATATTTTATCTGATGATGGAAGCATTAATCAACATATTATTGTGAGCAATGACATGCCAGGGTATCGCATTGACTATGCGACGGGAACCTATGCCCCAGTTGGCAGATAA
- a CDS encoding YifB family Mg chelatase-like AAA ATPase yields MVSKAYGVGIYGVEGMLVCCETDVSNGLPGISIIGYLSSQVREATERVRSAIKNAGVCVKPKKVVINLSPADIKKEGSGFDLTIAVAMLLAYGAMKSTKTKEAIFVGELSLSGEILPVHGALVIAETAKKHGFTRLFLPVQNAKEAAVMEGISCIAVSNLKELIQICNDQVSEDDFLAEVKEEEEVVDGEVDFSDILGQEFAKQATMIAVAGHHNILYIGAAGRGKTMLAMAIPKIMPLMSKEERLEISKIQSICGLLPKDCALVKARPFRAPHHTISASALCGGGQRPRPGEITMASGGVLFLDEFAEFRPNVLDGLRQPLEEKCIRITRLGGSYTFPADFMLCGAMNPCRCGFYPDRSRCHCTPGDIARYRGRISRPIVDRMDICVEINARESVKMEKGESSISIREKIMQVVEIQRKRFAKSTILWNAQMDAQMILRYCQLLPEDEQFLQEIYVQKGMSVRSLQKVKKVARTIADFSNSEQILRPHLAQALSFRVMEEKYWGGESNASTRH; encoded by the coding sequence ATGGTCAGTAAGGCGTATGGCGTTGGTATTTATGGCGTTGAGGGTATGCTCGTTTGTTGTGAGACAGATGTTTCCAATGGGCTTCCAGGAATTTCCATCATTGGTTATCTTTCAAGTCAAGTTCGGGAAGCAACCGAGCGTGTTCGCTCGGCCATAAAGAATGCGGGGGTTTGTGTAAAGCCAAAAAAAGTGGTCATTAATTTAAGTCCTGCTGATATAAAAAAAGAGGGCAGTGGTTTTGATTTGACCATTGCGGTGGCGATGTTGCTTGCCTATGGGGCAATGAAATCCACAAAGACAAAAGAGGCAATCTTTGTAGGAGAATTATCGCTTTCTGGAGAAATTTTGCCAGTGCATGGGGCACTTGTGATTGCAGAGACAGCAAAAAAGCATGGGTTTACCCGCTTATTTTTGCCAGTGCAAAATGCAAAGGAAGCCGCAGTGATGGAGGGAATTTCTTGTATTGCTGTGTCAAATTTAAAGGAATTAATTCAAATATGTAATGATCAAGTTTCAGAAGATGATTTTTTGGCTGAAGTAAAGGAAGAGGAAGAAGTTGTGGATGGGGAGGTCGATTTTTCAGACATTTTGGGGCAGGAGTTTGCCAAGCAGGCAACGATGATTGCCGTTGCAGGACATCACAATATTCTCTATATAGGAGCAGCAGGCAGGGGAAAGACAATGCTGGCTATGGCCATCCCTAAAATTATGCCTTTGATGAGCAAAGAGGAGCGACTTGAAATTTCTAAAATTCAATCAATTTGTGGTCTACTGCCAAAAGATTGTGCACTGGTAAAAGCAAGACCATTTCGAGCACCACATCATACGATATCGGCAAGTGCTCTTTGTGGTGGAGGACAAAGACCAAGACCAGGAGAGATTACGATGGCATCAGGAGGTGTCTTATTTTTAGATGAATTTGCAGAATTTCGACCGAATGTATTGGATGGACTTCGCCAGCCCTTAGAAGAAAAATGCATTCGCATTACAAGGTTGGGTGGAAGTTATACTTTTCCAGCAGATTTTATGCTCTGTGGAGCAATGAATCCATGTCGATGTGGGTTTTATCCCGATCGGAGTCGCTGTCATTGTACGCCGGGAGATATTGCTAGATATAGGGGGAGGATTAGTCGTCCCATTGTCGATCGCATGGATATTTGTGTGGAGATCAATGCGAGGGAGAGCGTAAAAATGGAAAAGGGAGAAAGTAGTATAAGCATTCGAGAAAAGATTATGCAGGTGGTGGAGATACAGAGAAAAAGATTTGCAAAGAGCACGATTTTATGGAATGCCCAGATGGATGCCCAAATGATACTTCGCTATTGCCAATTGCTTCCAGAAGATGAACAATTTTTGCAGGAAATTTATGTGCAAAAGGGGATGAGTGTTCGTTCCTTACAAAAAGTAAAAAAGGTGGCAAGGACGATTGCAGATTTTTCCAATAGCGAGCAGATTTTAAGACCTCATTTGGCACAGGCCTTGAGTTTTCGTGTGATGGAAGAAAAATATTGGGGAGGTGAAAGCAATGCAAGTACAAGACATTAG